The sequence GGAACCGCATCGTGGCAAGTTATGATGACCTGAAGGCCGCCCCTAGGCTCAGCGAAGGCGTGTTCCTGATGTACTGCATCGGTTCGCTGGTCTTCCCGCCGCTGGCTTTGATCGTGGGATTCCCGATGATGGCTCAGATCTGCAGGGGAGTGAATTTCTTCGCCTTCCGCCGCAACCCGAACGCGCCATCAGCCCTCGGAGCCAAGGGCTTCGGCGGAGTGAAATTCAACTGAGCCCCCGGAGCCGTCCGGAAGGGTTGGTCCGGTTCCGTTTTAGGGATTGAATGATTAACTTTCCTGAAGTATCAAGCGGCCATGACATTTCTCAGGTTTCTGTTTGTCCTGGTTCTAGCATCCGGTTTTTCGGCTTGCCGGAAGAAATCGGATGCGGTGGGCAAGGAAGTCCGCGAAGCGGGATACGAGATGACGGCGGACGGCTGGTTCGGTGCGGTGGCGGGCAACGATGTGGCGGTGATGCGTAAGATGGCGGAGGGCGGATTCGATGTGAAGGTGCAGGACGGGGATGGAAATGCGGCGATGCATGTTGCTGCGGGAGCGGGTGCGGAGGGGGCGGCGGAGTTCCTCCTGAACAAGGGTTTTCCCATCGATGCACAGGGTGCGAAAGGCCGCACGCCGCTGATGGTCGCGGTTCTGGCGGACAAGCCGGCGATGGTGCAGTGGCTGCTGCGCCAGGGCGCGGATCCCATGCTCAGGGACGAGGATGGCTTCATGCCGCTGATGCTGGCGGTGACGGCCGGTGGGAAGGGATCGGTCGAAGAGCTTGCACCCTACAACCGGGATGACCTGGATTCCGCTCTGTTGCTGGCATCGATCGTCGGGCAGGCGGAGGTGATCGATGTGCTGACGAATTACGGGGCTTCCGTCTATGCGCGGATGGAGGACGGCAGGACGCCGCTCATGCTAGCGGCGCAGAACGGCCACAAGGAGGCCGCCGCGCTCCTGATCGATATCGGAGCCAGCCGTTTCGCAACCATCGAAAGCGGGGAGACGGCTCAGAGCCTTGCGGTGGCTGCGGGTCATGCGGAAATTGCGGAGCTGATCGAGAAGGGTTTTGAAGGTGACGTGCTGGCTTTGGAAACGGATGAGCAGATCGCCGTGGAGATGGAGGGATACGTGGATGAAAATGTGGCCGCCGACTTGGAAGCTGCGGGCGATGATGGTGCGTTGGCTGCGAACGATACGGGCGATGTGCCATGGAACAAGCCGGTGGCTGGACAGGGTGGGGGGCAGTTCGGTATGCTGCCGGAAAATGAGCATAGGGAGGGGAGCGGTCTTGCCGGGGAGCAGACGGGGGAAGTCCGCAATGGATTGGATGGCGAGCCCTCAGGGGCCGCAGCCGGCCCGCTGGTTCGTGGCGTTGGGTCGGTGCGGAGCCTTGGGGGGGCGACGGTCAGCGGGGCAGGCGGCAGCACCGTTCTTACTGCTGGCGAGGAGGCATCCGGTGATGCCGGCACCCCTCCCGATTCCGGGACGCCTTCCGCCTCACCGGTGGAAAAACTTCCGCTTGTGATGCGGCGTTTCCGCCAGCGGGAACTGCCTGTGGAGGTGAAAAAGGTCTTCGGAGGCGTGGCCTCGCTGCGGCTTGCTGGTGCGCCGCCGAGGGATATCGAGGTGAGCGGCGGCGAGGCCATCCCCGGCTCCGATCTGGTGGTGGTGAGGGTTTTCAGCCGCACGGAGCAAGGCAAGCTCAATGGCGGCGAGCCCATCGAGGTGGGTATCGTGGAGGTGGAGGACAGGGACAGCGGCCAAAGGCGCGAGTGGCTGGAAGGCAGGCCGGCATCTGGGCATGATCCGGTGGCGCTGGTGGAGGATGCGGCGACGGGGCGGCGATATGTGGCCAAGCCCGGACAGAAATTCCGCTCGGAGGATGGCAGGGAGTTCATCGTGAACGATGTCCGCCCGGCGCAGCTCGTCATCGAGGATGCGGAGAGCGGCGAAGTGCGCACCTTGCGCCTTCGCGGGCCAAGGGGTTAGTTTCAGGAATAAGGTTCATGGATCAGGAATTTGAAAATGACGGCGCGGCGGTCGCGGACAACGGGACGCCGGTGCGGCAGTTCTCCGTGATGCTGCCCAACCGGGCGGGCGCACTGGCTTCGCTGGTGAAATTGCTGCGTTCTTCCGCCATCGAGGTGATCGGCCTGAGCGTGCAGGATTCCCGTGATGCCACGGTGGCGCGGCTGGTGCTTTCCG comes from Akkermansiaceae bacterium and encodes:
- a CDS encoding ankyrin repeat domain-containing protein, with the protein product MTFLRFLFVLVLASGFSACRKKSDAVGKEVREAGYEMTADGWFGAVAGNDVAVMRKMAEGGFDVKVQDGDGNAAMHVAAGAGAEGAAEFLLNKGFPIDAQGAKGRTPLMVAVLADKPAMVQWLLRQGADPMLRDEDGFMPLMLAVTAGGKGSVEELAPYNRDDLDSALLLASIVGQAEVIDVLTNYGASVYARMEDGRTPLMLAAQNGHKEAAALLIDIGASRFATIESGETAQSLAVAAGHAEIAELIEKGFEGDVLALETDEQIAVEMEGYVDENVAADLEAAGDDGALAANDTGDVPWNKPVAGQGGGQFGMLPENEHREGSGLAGEQTGEVRNGLDGEPSGAAAGPLVRGVGSVRSLGGATVSGAGGSTVLTAGEEASGDAGTPPDSGTPSASPVEKLPLVMRRFRQRELPVEVKKVFGGVASLRLAGAPPRDIEVSGGEAIPGSDLVVVRVFSRTEQGKLNGGEPIEVGIVEVEDRDSGQRREWLEGRPASGHDPVALVEDAATGRRYVAKPGQKFRSEDGREFIVNDVRPAQLVIEDAESGEVRTLRLRGPRG